The stretch of DNA CCGCTAGGAAAGCTGAATCCCCCGACTTCTATTAATCGGTGCAAATTTGGGCGGACTCTGTGGAAAAATTGCTTTAAGAGTTCATTTAAAATGGCCGAACCCATGACCGTACCGATAAATAAGATTAGTTCTAAACGATGATGCAATACTTTGTATAGGAAAATTAATAGCACCAAGCTAAGTCCGGTGACAACAGGAGCCGATCCAATCGTGGTAAAAAACTTCATCGTGCGAGTAAGTCCAATTGACTCCAAACCTTGTATATATTGAATAACATCATGATCAAATTGATTAATCTTTTGGTCGCTAATAAACAATGATATCAAACTAAAGCCCATTATGGAAATGGCGCTTATGAAAAATGCGATGACAAGTCTTATTTTTAAGCTCATTATGATAATCCTTTCTATTCTTATCCCATTGTAGAACTATCTATAAATAACAACACACTAGTTGGAAATTGACGGAGAACATGGGAAGGTAGTCTATACGTGACCGAAACTCTTCTCCATCTGGCATTTCGGGCTCATAGAACCCCTCTACGCGACCGTAACCCTTCTCCGTCAGGCATTTCGGGCTCGTAGAACCCGTCTACGCGACCGAAACCCTTCTCCATCATGCATTTCGGGCTCGTATAACACGTAAACGTGACCTAACCCCCTCATCCTGTAATGAGATTAGGCATATAGATATTTTTTGCCTAAGGGACTTTCCATTAATATTTCTTCCCTCAGAATTAGTATGTCAAATAATCATAGTAAAATGAAAACTCGCCAATTGGCGAGTCTTCTTTATAACGCCTTGGCTTTATGCACGGTCTCTTCAGCTTTATCTTTAGAAAACAGAAAACCTGCCACAGCAATACCGACTAATACAACATAAAACGTGACTTTCCATTCAGTCGAATGAGCAAATTCCTCATTTAATATAGCTAATGACGGGTGCGAAAGTGTGTAGACAGCTAGTTTTACCCCTACCCAGCCTACGATTGTAAAGGCAGCGATTTCTAACCCCGGCTTTTTTTCGAGAAGCTTCACAAAGAGATTGGCTGCAAAACGCATAATGATCAGGCCAATAATACCACCTGCAAAAATAACTAAAAACTTACCACCATCCAGTCCACCAATATTAGGTAACGGAGTATCTGGAAGAACAACAGCCATTGCTACAGCTGCAAGGATGGAGTCTACTGCAAAGGCGATATCAGCTAATTCCACCTTAAACACCGTACTCCAGAATCCCCCCACTTTTTTACTCTCATTCTTGTCCTTCGTTTCTTCTGCTTTTCCCTTAATTACCTTACGGAAAACATGATTACCTGCCATAAATAATAAATAAAGTGCTCCAATCGCTTGGACCTGCCATACATCTACAAGGTATGAAATGACAAATAACGAGGCAAAGCGGAATACAAAGGCGCCAGCTAAACCATAAAATAAAGCTTTTTTCCGCTCTTCTTCAGGAAGGTGCTTAACCATAATTGCCAGCACTAGCGCATTGTCTGCTGCTAAAAGGCCTTCAAGCGCAATGAGAATAAGCAATACCCAGCCATACTCGAGTAATAGAGATACATCCATGAAAATTCCTCCTCTAAAAGGTATGTTTTTTCTAAAATACTCCCTAACGCCAAATAAAAAGGCCTTTACCGCTTACCAGTAAAGGCCTTAAAAAAAACAGAAAAAGACCTTTACCGTAAAGTAAAGGTCTTGCTAACAACGTCCATGTTGCCAATAAAGCCGGAGAAACATGTTTCTCGAAATGACGACTTTATTGTAGCAGCTACTCCCCTTTAAAAAGGAAATATTTTATTACTAATAATATATTAAACTTTCAATAAAATGTCAATGGTTTCTAGAAAGATTAATACAGTCTTTGCTCATACCCTTCGTGAAGGCTTGCTTCCACTTCATCCACGGTTATACCCTTGATATTGGTGTGATCAGCTAAAATTTTTGCAGCTCTTGGTAAAGATTTCTTATCCAACCAACTCTCTGGTTTCCAGAGGCCAGAACGGATTAAGGCTTTCGCGCAGTGAATAAAGCACTCCTCTACCTCAACCCCAATTCCCACTAAAGGCGCCTTCCCGTTAACCGCCATTTTTTCTAATAAATCCTCATCTGTGACGATACAAGCTTTCCCATTTACACGAAGTGTTTCTCCAAGACCTGGGATCAAAAATTGCAGTCCGACAAAAGGATTTTCAAGAATATTATTCATGGAATCCACTCGTTTGTTTCCTGGTCTTTCAGGTATGATAAGTTGCTTATCATTTAACACCAATACAAAACCTGGCTGGTCTCCTCGCGGTGAAACATCACAATGTCCACTTTTATTAGCAGTGGACATAACTAAAAATGGTGACATGCTAATAAAATTCTTGCAATGAATATCTAAATGATTAATCACCTTTTTTTGTGCTCTTTCACTAGGAGTCCCCATCAGATTTCGAAGTTCGTCTTTTGTTGTAATCTTATTTTTAAAGCTTAGAGTTTCCTGCATCAACATTTCATCCTCTATAGTTCGTATACTTCCGTATATTTCTTCTCTAAATACTCCACAAGATAATCTGCGTTTAATTCTTCACCTGTTACTCTTACAATTAACTCATTTGGCGTATAAAGCTTACCGTACTGATGAATCTTTTCCTTTAACCATTCCTGAATTAAATCAAACCGTCCGTTTTCAATATGGTTATTAAACTCCGGTAATTCGTTTTGAATGGTACGAAGGATTTGGGCAGCATAGAGATTACCTAATGAATAGGACGGGAAGTAACCAATTCCACCGAAGGACCAATGGACATCTTGAAGAACGCCCTCTGTATTCGTATTAGGTGTAACACCAAGGTAATCCTGCATTTTTTGGTTCCAAATATCCGGAAGATCTTTCACTTCAATTTCACCGCCTATTAAGGCCTTTTCGATTTCATAACGAAGCATGATGTGAAGATTATAGGTTAATTCGTCTGCTTCCACACGGATAAATGATGGCTGCACTGTATTAACTGCACGATAGAAATCTTCAACCGAAACATTTTCCAATTGGTTTGGAAAATACTCTTGAAGCTTTGGATAAAAATACTTCCAGAATTCCTTACTGCGTCCAATCATATTTTCTAAGAATCGAGATTGTGATTCATGAATACCAAAGGATGCGCCGCTTTGAAGGACCGACTCCTCGAAAGCTGGGTTAACATGTTGTTCATAAATTCCATGACCTGCCTCATGAATCGTCCCAAATAAAGCGGAACGGACATTCTTTTCTAAATAACGGGTGGTTAAACGTACATCCCCGGTATTAACGGTTTGTGCAAATGGATGAACCGTTTCGTCCAGTCGCCCTGCATTCATGTCAAAACCAATAATCGGTAAAATAAACCGATTAAATTTTTTTTGTTTTTCTATTTCAAAAGATTGATCGAAAATTTCGACTTTGGTTGGTTTTCCATTTTTCTTAATGCGTTCTAATAGATTTACACTAGATTCTCTTAGCTTAGCGAATAATGGATCTAGTTTTTTCACAGTTAATCCTGGCTCAAACTCATCCAACAATGCATCGTATGGATGCTCCTCATAGCCATAAATTTCAGCGAACTTTCGCTTATATTCTACTATTTTCTCTAGTGAAGGAAGGTAACGGGCAAAATCATTGTTTTCCCGAGCTTCTTCCCAGGCATCATTCGCTTGGGCTGTAAGTATGCTATATTCTTGAAAAAGGTCAGCTGGTATACTTTTAGATTTTTGATAATACTCTTTGTATTCTCGTACTTTCGCTTTTGTCATTTCGTCTAATCCCTCAGTTTTTTCAGTAGACGATAATGTCTCTAACAGGTCACCCATTTCTTGTGAGACCGAAAGCTTAAATACTTCCGTTCTAAGGGTTCCTGCTGCTTTAGCAAACACATTTCTCCCTTTTTTCGGAGCCATCACCTTTTGATCCCAATCTGCCAATCCTATAATACTTGAAAAATGAGTAATCTTTTCATCTAGCGCTTTGAACTGCTCCAACGCTTTTTCTACTGTTGGATCCATTACTTTTTGTTCCATTATGTAGACCTCCTCATAGCTCTTTTCTATGTCTATTAAGTATGCTGATGTTGCAACAACATCAAACTTAATTATAAATTAAAAATTCAAATTAGGGAAAAAATTAAAAAACAGTTTCATTGACAATTAATTTAAGATCCTCGACTAAATCAGGCATATTTTTTACCTATTGTAGATAAAAATATGATTCTTACCAATATGTTAATAAAGGGTATTTTTTATAGTATTTGTTATTTTTAGCATTTATTTTCCATTTGTTGTTGTTCCTTCTGAATGGATAAGGCATAATAAATACTGACCACAAGCTAGAGTGTAAAAGGATGTGTTACATTTTGGAGAAACCCAATAAGAAAAAGTCCCATTTCCCCTTTCGATTAAATATCCTTTTTTTTAGTGTCTTTTTATTATTTTCAATACTTATATTACGCCTAGGCTTTGTTCAAATTGTTTATGGTGAAAACTTTAAACGAGACTTAGAAAGAAAAGAAGATATTACAGTGAGTAATCCTGTCCCCAGAGGGAAGATGTTTGATAGAGATTTTAAAGTGGTTGTTGACAATATCCCTAAAAGTGCCATTACCTTTACAAACGAGGGGTTTACCCAGAAGGAAATGCTTGGGACTGCCAAAAAACTAGCCCAATTGATTGACAAAAATACCGATAAAGTCACTCTAAGGGAAAAGAAAGATTTCTGGATTATGAAACATCCGAATCTTGCAGATAAGAAAATTACACAAGAAGAAAAAGCCTTATTAGCTGCCAAAAAAATTACCGATAAAGAACTCTACAAATTAAAAGTTGATCGAGTGACCGATGCTGAATTACAAACTTTAACTGCGAATGATCTCGAGGTCATGGCCATCTACCGAGAATTTATTAGCGGTTATAAATTCACACCACAGATTGTTAAAAATGAAAACGTGACCGATAAGGAATTTGCAGTTGTAAGTGAAAATCTTCAATCACTTCCTGGGGTAGAAACAACGACAGATTGGGACCGCGCTTACACATTTAAAGATACATTGCGATCAGTATTAGGAAAAGTAACAAAATCTGATGAGGGTTTACCTGCAGAACAATTAGATTATTTTTTGGCAAGAGGATACAGTCGTAATGACCGCGTCGGCAAGAGCCAACTCGAAATGCAATATGAAGATGTTCTACACGGTTATAAATCCAAAGTAAAAAACATTACCGATAAGACAGGAAGCGTCATCGAGACACAACCTGTGACTGACGGAAAAAAAGGAAACGACCTTGTCCTTACAATAGATATGGACCTGCAAATGGCAGTAGATAAAATAATTGAAGATGAGCTTTGGGCAGCAAAGAGATCACCCGGGACTGCACTAACTGATCGGGCTTACGTGGTTTTAATGGACCCACATACTGGTGAAGTATTAGCGATGTCTGGAAAAAAGATTGTAAAAGATCCTGACACAGGAAAAGTGGAAATGATGGATGATGCACTAGGCACTTTCACTACTACATATAATGTTGGTTCTGCTGTTAAAGGCGCAACTATTCTAACTGGATTTAAAACTGGAGCCATTTCTCCTGGAACGGTATTTGATGATACGGGTTTAAAAATCAAAGACACCCCAATAAAGAAGTCATATGCGTATTTGGGAAGAGTAAATGAAATAGACGCCTTGAAAAAATCATCTAACGTTTATATGTTTCATACGGCAATCCGGATCGGACAAGGACATTATGAGTATGAAAAACCATTAAATTTTTCTAATCCGAAAGCATTTGAAACGATTAGAAATTCTTTCTCCTCATTTGGTTTGGGCACAAGAACGGGTATAGATTTACCAAATGAGCAAACAGGATTTAAAGGGCAGAGTAAGCTACCTGGTTATTTACTTGACCTTGTTATTGGTCAATATGATACCTACTCAACGATGCAACTTGCTCAATACGTTTCAACCATTGCCAATGGGGGCAACCGAATGCAGCCACATGTAGTGAAGCAAATTAGACATTCTGCAGAGGATGGCGAAGAACTCGGGCCTGTCGCACAGGAAATGACACCAACTGTGCTCAATACCATAGATGTTAAGAAACAATGGATGAGCCGTGTACAAACAGGATTTAAGAAAGTGATGCAGGAGCCTGGTGGAACAGCAACTAAGTTTTTTAGCGATGTTAAGTATTCTCCTGCAGGGAAAACAGGAACGGCAGAAGCCTTTTATGACGGACCATTAAGAAGTCAATTTGGGAAAGAGCCGCCCCCGGTCATGAATCTAAGCTTGGTAAGTTATGCCCCAAGCACGAATCCTGAAGTCGCGATGGCCGTGATTGTTCCTTGGGCCTATCAAGGAACGGTTGATAACAGAGCTAATTTAAAAATTGGCCGAAAGGTTCTTGATACGTATTTTCAACTGAAGAATAAATAGTCAGTCAATCATAGGGTGCCTAATATGGCACCTTTATTTTTTGGATAGTACTGATTTTACCGCCTGCTCAATTTCTAAATAGCTCGTGCAGCGGCAAATATTCGACTCCAACCACTCTTTAATGGTTGAGTCATTCGCATTCGGATGATTTTCAATTAATGCATGACAGTTCAAGATGAAGCCTGGAGTGCAATACCCGCATTGAAAAGCAAAGTTGTCTATAAAAGCTTGTTGAATAGGAGTCCCCTGGAGCCCTTCAATAGTTGTCACCTTTTTCCCAACAGCCTCCACAGCTAGCATTAAACAGGATTTCATTGGCCAACCGTCAATATTAACCGTACAGGCCCCACAGTCCCCATTTAAACAGCCTGGCTTAGCTCCAGTAAGACCCAATTTCCCCCTTAATGTATATAATAGAGTATCGGCATAGCGCACAGTAGTTACTCGGCTCTCACCATTAACATGTAAGGTTATTGTGTTTGATTTCAAACTACCATCTCCCCTATTACCGCTTTCAACCATTCCCTCTATCTAAGGCGGACAACACATCCATCAATACATGTCGTAATACAAATAAGCGATACTCTGCAGAACCCTCGATATCGTCCAAAATTGGATTTGGCAGCGAAGATAGTGCTCGTTCCACTCTTTCCTCTACTGAATAGAGCTTGTTATTCAAAGTTTCCTCCATTTCCGATGATCGAAAAGGAAATGGACATAACCCGCTTACTGCTACCCGTATCTCTTCAGCTATTTTTAAAGCTGCCACTGTAATTAACGGATAGCCAGTTTCCCATTGCTGGCGGCGTTTCATACTAAAATAGGGTGCTTTTACAAAACGGTTTTCTGTTACAAATTGCACTAATATTTCACCATTGTTTAATTTTAACTGACCTTGAAACACATCATTTATGGGCACTATTTTTTTCCCTTCGGGTCCTGTGATGAATAATTGACTGTCTGCAAGTAAGAATGGAAGAACCGCTTCTCTATAAAAAATTCTTGCACAAATATTACCGCCTAACGTAATCTTTCCTCTCGCCGTATGGTCAGCTACCTCACTAGCTGTTTTTGTTAGCAGTGGAAAAAGATTCGCTTCTTCTATTTTTGTTAAAGATAGCGTGCTTCCAAGCAACAAATGATCTCCGCTTACTTGCATTACATTACACTCGGCAATGCCCTTTATATCAATAACAGCTTCTGTATACGCCATATCAATGCGACCGAGCGTAATCAATTCTGTTCCTCCAGAGTAAATCATTGGCTGTTTACCCTGTTGATCTAAGTATTGGTATAGATGGACAGCTTCTTCTAATGTTTCTGGTTGATAAAATTCGAAATCAAAAGGAAGCATTTACTTGGCCGCCTCCTTTGCTTTCCAAATTAATTCTGGAAGTAAGGGTAGATGATGCAGGGATACACCAGCTGCTGTTGATAAAGCATTCCCAAGCGCTCCCGGCATCCCCATGAGTCCATGTTCTCCTACACCCCTGGCTCCGTAGGGTCCGTCTAGCTGAGGCGTTTCAATAAATCCCACCAAATACTCTGGATTTTCACCATACCTTAATGGTCGATACGTCCTTAGCTGTGGATTCAATACTCTGCCCAGGTCATCAAAGTAAAAAGTTTCTCGACCCGCAAAGGCGAGACCCATACTCATCGCTCCCATGACCTGTCCGAGTGCTGCTTTTTCATTTAATACCTTCCCAATATCAACCACTGTTGCAGCTTTTAGTAATCGGTACGTGTAATCTCTCCTATCAAACTCCACCTCTACACCGTACGCTGCTACCGTCCACTCTGGACCTGGTTTTCCTGCACCTGTTTCGCGGTCTAGATGTGTAAGATGTCGTAAAATAAA from Bacillus sp. SLBN-46 encodes:
- a CDS encoding pyridoxamine 5'-phosphate oxidase family protein; protein product: MLMQETLSFKNKITTKDELRNLMGTPSERAQKKVINHLDIHCKNFISMSPFLVMSTANKSGHCDVSPRGDQPGFVLVLNDKQLIIPERPGNKRVDSMNNILENPFVGLQFLIPGLGETLRVNGKACIVTDEDLLEKMAVNGKAPLVGIGVEVEECFIHCAKALIRSGLWKPESWLDKKSLPRAAKILADHTNIKGITVDEVEASLHEGYEQRLY
- a CDS encoding peptidoglycan D,D-transpeptidase FtsI family protein, which produces MCYILEKPNKKKSHFPFRLNILFFSVFLLFSILILRLGFVQIVYGENFKRDLERKEDITVSNPVPRGKMFDRDFKVVVDNIPKSAITFTNEGFTQKEMLGTAKKLAQLIDKNTDKVTLREKKDFWIMKHPNLADKKITQEEKALLAAKKITDKELYKLKVDRVTDAELQTLTANDLEVMAIYREFISGYKFTPQIVKNENVTDKEFAVVSENLQSLPGVETTTDWDRAYTFKDTLRSVLGKVTKSDEGLPAEQLDYFLARGYSRNDRVGKSQLEMQYEDVLHGYKSKVKNITDKTGSVIETQPVTDGKKGNDLVLTIDMDLQMAVDKIIEDELWAAKRSPGTALTDRAYVVLMDPHTGEVLAMSGKKIVKDPDTGKVEMMDDALGTFTTTYNVGSAVKGATILTGFKTGAISPGTVFDDTGLKIKDTPIKKSYAYLGRVNEIDALKKSSNVYMFHTAIRIGQGHYEYEKPLNFSNPKAFETIRNSFSSFGLGTRTGIDLPNEQTGFKGQSKLPGYLLDLVIGQYDTYSTMQLAQYVSTIANGGNRMQPHVVKQIRHSAEDGEELGPVAQEMTPTVLNTIDVKKQWMSRVQTGFKKVMQEPGGTATKFFSDVKYSPAGKTGTAEAFYDGPLRSQFGKEPPPVMNLSLVSYAPSTNPEVAMAVIVPWAYQGTVDNRANLKIGRKVLDTYFQLKNK
- a CDS encoding TerC family protein, which translates into the protein MDVSLLLEYGWVLLILIALEGLLAADNALVLAIMVKHLPEEERKKALFYGLAGAFVFRFASLFVISYLVDVWQVQAIGALYLLFMAGNHVFRKVIKGKAEETKDKNESKKVGGFWSTVFKVELADIAFAVDSILAAVAMAVVLPDTPLPNIGGLDGGKFLVIFAGGIIGLIIMRFAANLFVKLLEKKPGLEIAAFTIVGWVGVKLAVYTLSHPSLAILNEEFAHSTEWKVTFYVVLVGIAVAGFLFSKDKAEETVHKAKAL
- a CDS encoding FAD binding domain-containing protein; protein product: MLPFDFEFYQPETLEEAVHLYQYLDQQGKQPMIYSGGTELITLGRIDMAYTEAVIDIKGIAECNVMQVSGDHLLLGSTLSLTKIEEANLFPLLTKTASEVADHTARGKITLGGNICARIFYREAVLPFLLADSQLFITGPEGKKIVPINDVFQGQLKLNNGEILVQFVTENRFVKAPYFSMKRRQQWETGYPLITVAALKIAEEIRVAVSGLCPFPFRSSEMEETLNNKLYSVEERVERALSSLPNPILDDIEGSAEYRLFVLRHVLMDVLSALDRGNG
- a CDS encoding carboxypeptidase M32; protein product: MEQKVMDPTVEKALEQFKALDEKITHFSSIIGLADWDQKVMAPKKGRNVFAKAAGTLRTEVFKLSVSQEMGDLLETLSSTEKTEGLDEMTKAKVREYKEYYQKSKSIPADLFQEYSILTAQANDAWEEARENNDFARYLPSLEKIVEYKRKFAEIYGYEEHPYDALLDEFEPGLTVKKLDPLFAKLRESSVNLLERIKKNGKPTKVEIFDQSFEIEKQKKFNRFILPIIGFDMNAGRLDETVHPFAQTVNTGDVRLTTRYLEKNVRSALFGTIHEAGHGIYEQHVNPAFEESVLQSGASFGIHESQSRFLENMIGRSKEFWKYFYPKLQEYFPNQLENVSVEDFYRAVNTVQPSFIRVEADELTYNLHIMLRYEIEKALIGGEIEVKDLPDIWNQKMQDYLGVTPNTNTEGVLQDVHWSFGGIGYFPSYSLGNLYAAQILRTIQNELPEFNNHIENGRFDLIQEWLKEKIHQYGKLYTPNELIVRVTGEELNADYLVEYLEKKYTEVYEL
- a CDS encoding (2Fe-2S)-binding protein, which translates into the protein MVESGNRGDGSLKSNTITLHVNGESRVTTVRYADTLLYTLRGKLGLTGAKPGCLNGDCGACTVNIDGWPMKSCLMLAVEAVGKKVTTIEGLQGTPIQQAFIDNFAFQCGYCTPGFILNCHALIENHPNANDSTIKEWLESNICRCTSYLEIEQAVKSVLSKK
- a CDS encoding phosphatase PAP2 family protein; this translates as MSLKIRLVIAFFISAISIMGFSLISLFISDQKINQFDHDVIQYIQGLESIGLTRTMKFFTTIGSAPVVTGLSLVLLIFLYKVLHHRLELILFIGTVMGSAILNELLKQFFHRVRPNLHRLIEVGGFSFPSGHAMNAFTVYGVVSFLLWRHIPNRWGRVLLIFVSVGMILSIGISRIYLGVHYPSDIIGGYFASGFWLTTAILFFQFYMEKKYNKKYKREKEVA